A genomic region of Catalinimonas niigatensis contains the following coding sequences:
- a CDS encoding FecR family protein → MSEKKYSVKDYLLNESFQQWVKAPNEENIAYWQHYQKLHPEAQLPIQEARSLILQLDFEEEKRSKATRRRIKIGIDEAIRKGAEREQQHLYAERRSKIKSRYWLGIAASITAIIMLTASYFLFYQAEEFTTYATAYGETKTLLLPDNSVVRLNANSSLRIAEESWQNVAIREVWLEGEAFFEVEKSSTKEGELAKFVVYSGKVKVEVLGTKFNVNSRRRQTSIVLSSGKVKLNIDKESEREEVMMVPGDRVEVDEQRQEVGKSIVDPALYTSWTENKLVFENTPLHQIKKLLEDNYGFEVRISNQTLLSREFTGVAPADDIAILLDKLSIIYNLNITSNEEQISIEEY, encoded by the coding sequence ATGTCTGAAAAGAAGTACAGTGTCAAAGATTATCTGCTCAATGAAAGCTTCCAGCAGTGGGTCAAAGCACCCAATGAGGAAAACATTGCTTACTGGCAGCATTATCAAAAACTTCACCCTGAGGCCCAGCTGCCAATCCAGGAAGCAAGAAGCCTGATTTTGCAATTGGATTTTGAAGAAGAGAAGCGCAGTAAAGCTACCAGAAGAAGGATCAAAATAGGCATAGATGAAGCAATCCGTAAAGGAGCTGAAAGAGAACAACAGCATCTATATGCTGAAAGAAGATCTAAAATAAAAAGCAGGTACTGGCTCGGTATAGCAGCCAGCATCACTGCCATCATAATGCTGACAGCAAGCTACTTTTTATTTTATCAGGCAGAAGAATTCACCACTTATGCTACAGCTTATGGAGAGACCAAAACACTGCTACTGCCAGATAATTCTGTAGTCAGGCTCAATGCCAACTCCAGTTTGAGAATAGCAGAAGAAAGCTGGCAAAACGTAGCTATAAGAGAGGTATGGCTGGAGGGAGAAGCTTTTTTTGAAGTAGAAAAGAGCAGCACTAAAGAAGGTGAGCTTGCCAAGTTTGTGGTGTATAGTGGCAAAGTAAAGGTAGAAGTACTGGGAACAAAGTTCAATGTCAACAGCAGGCGTCGTCAAACAAGTATAGTTTTAAGTTCGGGCAAAGTGAAGCTCAATATTGATAAAGAAAGTGAAAGAGAAGAAGTAATGATGGTGCCAGGAGATAGGGTTGAGGTAGACGAGCAAAGGCAGGAAGTAGGCAAAAGTATCGTGGATCCTGCCCTCTACACATCATGGACAGAGAACAAGCTAGTATTTGAAAATACACCTCTTCATCAAATCAAAAAACTTCTGGAAGATAACTATGGGTTTGAAGTCAGAATATCAAATCAGACTTTGCTCAGTAGAGAGTTTACGGGAGTGGCTCCGGCAGATGATATAGCTATACTACTGGATAAACTCTCCATCATTTACAATCTAAATATCACAAGCAATGAAGAACAGATCAGCATAGAAGAATACTAA
- a CDS encoding SusC/RagA family TonB-linked outer membrane protein, producing MKRLNEKWPYFFWLLTLHMLFFSVQGQAQAVATNTIFLPSDPYQERSQDLSIVLMKLAEKFSTEFNYDKETISNKKVSKQLLKSLDSHKDLESTLQNLLSPLGLDYKRFEDASYVIYPQPERKKIEKLERKIGSEGTSQTDFQQEAKEILSSAQNHPLRSASFKLQQQIISGKVTDGKSGEGLPGVNVLAKGTAVGTVTGIDGNYRLTVEDEVTTLVFSSIGYLSQEIPINGRSVIDIALNEDVQSLEEVIVVGYSTKRQSELSSSVATVEAEELQEGVVSQDLGNMLQGKVSGLTISNSGGRPGDQTNIVIRGVGSIGAGYEPLYVVDGVIGGSANPMDIASVTVLKDAAATGLYGSRAANGVIIITTKSGQRGETKVNYTGSVGPTFHRYGNIDMMNSAELYDRQSAGFRNFYDARVAEGDPAFANIGFDQYLETVLPSSLLERDTDWQSLLTRTGMVNQHQLSVSGGNEKTTFYVSGNYYYERGTILNTYYRNLNLRTNFKHEISDRFTLHARINAGADKRPNEPLGGQEGTMAQFYNNVPWDPAFEEDGITPYNPSAPGNPWIGNARSNHFYNVNHQSDITTNTRFSTDLQLDAQITDWMSFSTTNRVSYLGSDWRQLLDRNHQLANFENGRISETVSKNYNLLTSNLLNMSHSFGDHNLSGILGQEYNYIDDSFTGAIGMDLANGLSALSAAGSPKAVSGNITETGFLSYFGQLDYNYSSKYFLVGSLRRDASSRFGANNRWATFYSLGASWNINKENFLSNSSWIDLLKIRGSYGTTGNANIAPYLSLGTYSFTTSSTYNGISGARPSRIDNPNLTWEMAYNANLGIEFNFLSRFNLELDIYNRVNKSLLQNVPLSAASGFTNQQRNVGSVRNRGVDITLHSVNVDRGLFRWETSFNVNINRNKVLELNNGEDIADGQMRIREGLPIRYFYMKDWAGVDPQTGDPLWVRWEDAEGNVIHGADKREPANVLTTNVYNQASNLFIRTAYPNFTGGIRSDIFYKNFSLSMLFNFAVGQSIYFAARERIDADNNSLNQNQMNLHEDWVRWEQPGDIATHPKLFSGGSASNGTSSRYLEDASFFRIQNIRLGYSLPNQVYKLSNLRFFTSVDYLAVFTNFSGADPDINMENSIIAQGANSARFSPTRKILLGLSFDF from the coding sequence ATGAAACGACTCAATGAAAAGTGGCCTTATTTTTTTTGGCTTTTAACCCTGCATATGCTTTTTTTTAGTGTGCAGGGACAAGCTCAGGCTGTAGCGACCAATACGATCTTTCTTCCATCAGATCCCTATCAAGAGAGGTCACAAGATCTTTCTATCGTACTGATGAAACTTGCTGAAAAATTCAGTACTGAGTTTAACTATGATAAGGAGACGATCTCCAACAAAAAAGTGAGTAAACAACTGCTCAAATCACTTGACAGTCATAAAGACCTTGAAAGCACCCTCCAGAACTTGCTCTCACCATTAGGACTGGATTACAAAAGATTCGAAGATGCTTCTTATGTCATCTATCCTCAGCCTGAAAGAAAGAAGATTGAAAAGCTGGAAAGAAAGATCGGTTCAGAAGGTACTTCTCAAACGGATTTTCAACAAGAGGCAAAAGAGATTCTCTCTTCAGCCCAAAACCATCCTTTACGTTCCGCCTCATTCAAGCTACAGCAACAAATCATCAGTGGTAAAGTAACCGATGGGAAAAGTGGAGAAGGTTTGCCTGGTGTCAATGTGTTGGCCAAAGGTACTGCCGTAGGTACTGTCACAGGAATAGACGGAAACTACAGATTAACGGTAGAAGACGAAGTGACTACGTTGGTATTTTCATCCATAGGATACCTGTCACAGGAAATTCCTATCAATGGAAGATCAGTCATAGACATTGCATTGAATGAAGACGTACAGAGTCTGGAAGAAGTGATTGTGGTAGGATATAGTACAAAACGTCAGTCCGAATTATCTTCTTCTGTTGCCACAGTCGAGGCTGAAGAATTACAGGAGGGCGTAGTCTCCCAGGACCTTGGAAATATGTTGCAAGGTAAGGTTTCGGGTTTGACCATTTCTAATTCAGGAGGCCGCCCAGGCGATCAAACCAACATTGTCATAAGAGGCGTAGGCTCTATAGGGGCTGGATATGAGCCACTCTATGTAGTGGACGGTGTCATCGGAGGATCAGCCAACCCTATGGATATAGCTTCCGTGACAGTGCTGAAAGATGCTGCTGCAACCGGATTATATGGTTCAAGAGCCGCCAATGGCGTAATTATCATTACCACTAAAAGTGGGCAGCGTGGTGAAACCAAAGTGAACTATACAGGTTCCGTAGGACCTACCTTTCATCGTTATGGTAATATAGACATGATGAATTCTGCCGAGCTCTATGATAGACAAAGCGCTGGGTTCAGAAATTTTTATGACGCAAGAGTAGCTGAAGGAGATCCTGCTTTTGCTAACATAGGTTTTGACCAGTATCTGGAAACTGTGCTGCCTTCTTCTCTTTTGGAAAGAGATACGGATTGGCAATCCTTACTTACCAGAACAGGTATGGTTAATCAGCATCAGCTTTCAGTTTCAGGGGGAAACGAAAAAACAACTTTTTATGTCAGCGGCAATTACTATTATGAGAGAGGAACTATTTTAAATACTTATTATCGGAACCTGAACTTAAGGACCAATTTTAAACATGAAATTTCTGACAGATTTACCCTGCATGCCAGGATCAATGCCGGGGCTGACAAAAGACCCAATGAGCCATTAGGCGGCCAGGAAGGAACCATGGCACAATTTTATAACAATGTTCCCTGGGATCCTGCCTTTGAGGAAGATGGTATTACTCCTTATAACCCTTCCGCACCTGGAAATCCGTGGATTGGAAATGCAAGGTCAAATCACTTTTACAATGTGAATCATCAGTCGGATATTACCACAAATACCAGGTTTAGCACAGATCTTCAATTAGATGCTCAGATTACAGACTGGATGAGCTTTTCCACCACAAACCGTGTGAGCTATCTGGGTTCTGACTGGAGACAACTCCTGGACAGAAATCATCAGTTAGCAAATTTTGAAAATGGAAGAATCAGTGAAACCGTCAGTAAAAACTACAATCTGCTTACTTCTAACCTTCTGAATATGAGCCATAGCTTTGGGGACCATAACCTGAGCGGGATATTAGGCCAGGAGTATAACTATATCGACGATTCATTTACCGGAGCAATAGGTATGGACTTGGCCAACGGCTTGAGTGCACTCAGTGCAGCGGGCAGCCCAAAGGCTGTGTCGGGCAACATTACTGAGACTGGTTTTCTATCCTATTTTGGACAGCTTGATTACAACTATAGCAGTAAATATTTTCTAGTAGGTTCCCTGCGCCGTGATGCTTCTTCCCGATTTGGAGCCAACAATCGCTGGGCTACTTTTTACTCTTTGGGTGCATCCTGGAACATTAACAAGGAAAATTTCCTGAGCAATTCATCTTGGATTGATCTGTTAAAAATCAGAGGAAGCTATGGTACCACTGGTAACGCAAATATAGCACCCTATCTTTCTTTAGGTACCTATAGCTTTACCACTTCAAGTACTTACAACGGTATTTCAGGAGCACGTCCATCCCGAATTGATAACCCTAATCTGACCTGGGAAATGGCTTACAATGCTAACCTAGGCATTGAGTTCAACTTTTTGAGTAGATTCAATCTTGAACTTGATATATATAACAGGGTAAATAAGTCCCTACTACAAAATGTACCACTCTCAGCAGCCAGTGGATTTACCAACCAGCAACGAAATGTTGGGTCGGTCAGAAACAGAGGTGTGGATATTACTTTACATTCAGTCAATGTGGATAGAGGATTATTTAGGTGGGAGACCAGCTTTAATGTAAATATCAACCGTAACAAAGTTTTAGAACTGAACAACGGAGAAGACATTGCCGATGGACAGATGAGAATCAGAGAGGGTTTGCCCATCAGGTACTTTTATATGAAAGATTGGGCTGGAGTGGACCCCCAGACTGGTGATCCGCTTTGGGTAAGGTGGGAAGACGCTGAAGGTAATGTCATCCATGGAGCGGATAAAAGAGAACCGGCAAATGTGCTGACTACCAATGTATATAATCAGGCAAGCAACCTATTTATACGTACTGCTTATCCCAATTTTACGGGTGGAATCAGAAGTGACATATTTTATAAGAACTTCTCTTTAAGTATGTTATTCAATTTCGCAGTGGGGCAAAGTATCTACTTTGCTGCCAGAGAACGTATTGATGCGGATAACAATAGCCTCAACCAGAATCAGATGAATTTACACGAAGATTGGGTACGTTGGGAACAGCCAGGGGATATAGCTACCCATCCCAAACTGTTTAGCGGTGGCAGTGCTTCTAATGGAACATCTTCCCGCTACCTTGAAGATGCCAGCTTCTTTAGAATTCAAAATATAAGACTGGGCTATTCCCTCCCCAACCAAGTATATAAACTATCAAATCTGAGGTTTTTTACCAGCGTAGACTATCTGGCGGTATTCACCAATTTTAGTGGTGCTGATCCAGATATTAACATGGAAAATTCTATCATCGCACAGGGCGCAAATAGTGCCAGATTCTCTCCTACAAGGAAAATTTTGTTGGGTTTGAGTTTTGATTTTTAA
- a CDS encoding sulfatase family protein encodes MGKIRIVNLAIFFVLTGILVSGGCTSGKKKVQVHGRPNFLILMSDNHSWNHVGCYGDAVVKTPHMDQLAKQGVRFTNAFCSSPSCTPARASMLTGQDIWRLEEGANLWGILPAKFQVYTDILEEAGYLVGFQGKGWGPGNFEAGGRARNPAGDPYETFEAFYAKRKKGQPFSFWFSSRNPHRPYDNNSDKAEINLSAIQVPSYLPDNEIVKGDISDYYSEIEEFDKEVGSFIQFLEEKGELDNTLIVVCSDNGWQMPRGLANLYTSGTKIPFIISMPARIKAARVVDDFVSLNDLAPTFLELADIPIPKEMTARSLVPILASEEGGRIDPERDFVVTARERHAFVRQGGAGYGGRAIITKDFLYIRNYEHEQWPAGDPPLYGDVDAHMLHYPSPTKVYMLKHRESVDMKELFNLAFKKRPAEELYDLHNDPYQMKNVAYEDTYQEIKKILTTKLHTYLRNTQDPRVVGGEMRWIKGEYFAEKDKHPRPSPSLQKELNLKEEYSYVD; translated from the coding sequence ATGGGCAAAATTCGGATCGTAAATTTAGCTATTTTCTTTGTTTTAACCGGTATCCTGGTCTCAGGAGGATGTACTTCAGGAAAAAAGAAAGTACAAGTACATGGAAGACCTAACTTTTTGATCTTGATGTCTGACAATCACTCCTGGAATCATGTAGGGTGTTATGGTGATGCTGTGGTAAAAACTCCTCATATGGATCAATTGGCCAAGCAGGGAGTAAGGTTTACAAATGCATTTTGTTCATCTCCTTCCTGTACACCTGCCAGAGCATCTATGCTGACCGGGCAGGATATCTGGAGGCTTGAAGAGGGTGCAAACCTTTGGGGGATTTTGCCTGCTAAATTTCAAGTGTATACAGATATACTTGAAGAAGCTGGCTATCTGGTTGGATTTCAGGGAAAGGGGTGGGGACCAGGTAATTTTGAAGCTGGGGGAAGAGCACGTAATCCTGCTGGTGATCCTTATGAGACCTTTGAAGCATTTTACGCGAAGCGTAAAAAAGGGCAGCCTTTTTCCTTTTGGTTTAGCTCCCGCAATCCTCACCGCCCCTATGACAATAATTCAGATAAAGCAGAGATAAATCTGAGTGCCATACAAGTTCCTTCTTATTTGCCCGACAATGAAATTGTAAAGGGGGATATCTCGGACTACTACTCGGAGATTGAGGAATTTGACAAAGAGGTGGGATCCTTCATCCAATTTTTAGAGGAAAAGGGCGAATTAGACAATACACTCATCGTCGTGTGTAGTGATAATGGCTGGCAAATGCCGCGTGGATTGGCCAACCTTTATACCTCTGGAACAAAAATCCCTTTCATTATTTCCATGCCTGCAAGGATTAAAGCAGCCAGGGTAGTGGATGATTTTGTAAGCCTGAATGATCTTGCGCCTACTTTTCTGGAACTGGCGGATATTCCTATTCCCAAAGAAATGACTGCCAGAAGTCTGGTGCCTATTTTAGCATCAGAAGAAGGTGGTAGGATAGACCCTGAACGTGATTTTGTAGTAACGGCCAGAGAGCGGCATGCCTTTGTACGTCAAGGGGGTGCAGGCTATGGAGGACGTGCTATCATTACCAAAGACTTTCTTTATATAAGAAACTATGAACATGAGCAATGGCCGGCAGGTGATCCTCCATTGTACGGCGATGTGGATGCTCATATGCTGCACTATCCTAGCCCTACAAAGGTCTATATGCTTAAGCATCGGGAAAGTGTAGATATGAAGGAGCTTTTTAATCTGGCTTTTAAAAAAAGGCCTGCAGAAGAATTATATGATCTTCACAATGATCCTTATCAAATGAAAAATGTGGCCTATGAAGATACATACCAGGAAATCAAGAAAATACTGACTACAAAGCTTCATACCTATCTAAGAAATACACAAGATCCTAGAGTAGTAGGTGGAGAAATGAGATGGATCAAGGGTGAATATTTTGCTGAAAAAGACAAGCATCCTAGACCTAGTCCATCTCTTCAAAAAGAGTTGAATCTGAAAGAAGAATACAGCTATGTGGATTGA
- a CDS encoding RagB/SusD family nutrient uptake outer membrane protein encodes MKKYIHITFASVMLMFFVACDDLEYEPIDQLSNERVLNSPELLYNVTIGTYSRLREMRYVRNRQAAQEFPSDDAVWVKNSGDNRMLTYSYQHIVNSSVSTQFWQEAYQGIYSANKVIEAISDDADPQMLQLKGENLFLRALMHYDLVRMFSRPYSHGAENNLGVMIRDNTDVTALPPRSSVKETYEFLEQDLLKAAELMTENKPAIYASKEVAWALLARIYLYMEQYEKAVEYADKVINSGRYQLLDTEQFREYFTIFPENNPETIFAIKIQPTENMGKGAIGSLYHGNGGWGEMFASKTYRELLYQNPNDARTNFIDPDYLYDEEGNKIPDPTEEVGYQIRKRDGLSQYFVNKYTNEGGISMLSSPIVIRLAEMYLIKAEAYAKLPGEEAEAINMVNIIRNRAGLTEDQLFSVGDLKGYDSVLDVVLDERRLELAWEGHRSFDLYRNMRDMDRSYVQPFGWSGPKQIEYTSNSIVHLIPETEIALNPNLVQNPVE; translated from the coding sequence ATGAAAAAATATATTCATATAACTTTTGCATCTGTCATGCTCATGTTTTTTGTTGCATGTGATGATCTTGAATATGAGCCAATTGATCAGTTATCCAATGAGCGGGTTTTAAATTCGCCCGAACTACTCTACAATGTTACCATTGGTACCTACAGTAGATTAAGGGAAATGAGGTACGTAAGGAACAGACAGGCAGCACAGGAATTTCCTAGCGATGATGCAGTATGGGTAAAAAATAGTGGTGATAATCGTATGCTTACCTACAGCTATCAGCATATTGTAAATTCTTCTGTATCAACTCAGTTTTGGCAGGAGGCTTATCAGGGTATTTACTCTGCAAACAAAGTCATAGAAGCCATAAGCGATGATGCTGACCCCCAGATGCTGCAACTCAAGGGGGAAAATCTTTTTTTGAGAGCTCTGATGCACTATGACCTTGTTCGTATGTTTTCCAGGCCCTATTCTCATGGAGCGGAGAATAATCTTGGAGTCATGATTAGAGACAATACTGATGTTACGGCTCTTCCCCCCAGAAGCAGTGTGAAAGAGACTTACGAGTTTCTCGAACAGGATCTGCTCAAAGCAGCTGAATTGATGACAGAAAATAAACCTGCCATTTATGCTTCCAAAGAGGTAGCATGGGCACTCCTTGCCCGCATTTACTTATACATGGAGCAGTATGAAAAAGCTGTTGAATATGCGGATAAAGTCATTAACTCGGGTAGGTATCAACTGCTGGACACAGAGCAATTCAGAGAGTACTTCACGATTTTCCCTGAAAATAACCCTGAGACCATTTTTGCCATCAAGATTCAGCCAACTGAAAATATGGGTAAAGGGGCTATCGGCTCTCTTTATCATGGTAATGGGGGCTGGGGAGAAATGTTTGCTTCCAAAACCTATAGAGAATTACTGTACCAGAACCCAAATGATGCCAGAACCAACTTCATTGATCCAGACTATTTGTATGATGAAGAAGGTAACAAAATACCTGACCCTACAGAAGAAGTAGGCTATCAAATACGCAAAAGAGATGGTCTGTCTCAGTACTTTGTCAATAAATATACCAATGAGGGAGGTATCTCTATGTTGTCTTCTCCAATTGTGATTCGTCTTGCTGAAATGTATCTCATCAAAGCTGAAGCTTATGCCAAGCTACCAGGCGAGGAAGCAGAAGCCATTAACATGGTAAATATTATCCGAAATCGGGCTGGTTTGACAGAGGATCAATTGTTTTCAGTCGGTGATTTGAAGGGATACGATTCTGTATTGGATGTTGTCTTGGATGAAAGAAGGCTTGAGCTTGCCTGGGAGGGACATCGTTCCTTTGACCTTTACCGAAACATGCGTGACATGGACAGGAGCTACGTGCAGCCTTTTGGATGGTCTGGACCAAAACAGATTGAGTACACCTCAAACAGCATTGTACATCTTATTCCCGAGACTGAAATTGCTTTGAACCCGAACTTGGTACAAAATCCGGTAGAATGA
- a CDS encoding RNA polymerase sigma factor: MSQPLRYSNRQDNEQYFYLHNQSLSCSSEAELWDEFRMGRKEAFDQIYEQFFDTLCTYGDKFCRDKNVVEDVVQELFIYLWSKKENLGSTKTIKYYLFLCLRRRLVRVLKQEQKRSITFTALAGDANRFHLTLKDNMVSPEHEEMLAKLSYAIQKLTDRQREAVYLKFYNNLSFQEVSSIMELEVKSLYNLISRTLDILRSDLQEEEISGTLVDSLIIPFLMHCL, translated from the coding sequence ATGTCACAACCCTTAAGATACAGCAACAGGCAAGATAATGAGCAGTACTTCTACCTGCACAATCAAAGCTTGTCATGCTCTTCAGAAGCTGAGTTGTGGGACGAATTTAGGATGGGCAGAAAAGAGGCTTTTGATCAGATATATGAGCAATTTTTTGATACTCTATGCACCTATGGAGACAAATTCTGTAGAGATAAAAATGTAGTAGAAGATGTAGTGCAAGAACTCTTTATCTATCTTTGGAGTAAAAAAGAAAACCTGGGTAGCACCAAAACCATCAAATATTATCTTTTCCTTTGTCTGAGACGCAGGCTGGTGCGCGTGCTGAAGCAAGAGCAAAAGAGAAGCATTACTTTCACAGCATTAGCAGGAGATGCAAATAGATTTCACCTTACTTTGAAAGATAACATGGTATCTCCTGAGCATGAAGAAATGCTTGCAAAGCTTTCCTATGCTATCCAAAAGCTAACCGACAGGCAAAGGGAAGCTGTTTACTTGAAGTTCTATAATAACTTATCATTTCAGGAAGTATCCTCTATCATGGAGCTAGAAGTAAAGTCCTTGTACAATCTCATTAGCAGGACTTTGGATATCTTAAGATCAGATCTACAGGAAGAAGAAATATCAGGAACCTTAGTGGATAGTCTGATAATACCATTCCTGATGCACTGCCTCTAA
- a CDS encoding sulfatase family protein, producing MNDNLNMLALTWICLFSTIACTPQEKEVVADTKRPNILFAIADDASFPHMGAYGTKWVNTPAFDRVAREGLLFMRAYTPNAKCAPSRACILTGRNSWQLEEAANHSPYFPAKFKTFVEALAAYGYQTGYTAKGWAPGDPGEVDGKKRELTGTPYNKFTTAPPTTSINSNDYARNFEDFLNQKSDDQPFCFWYGSTEPHRRYEFRSGISKGGKKIEDIDNVPAFWPDTDTVRADMLDYAYEIEYFDEHLQQMIDLLEERGELDNTIIVVTADNGMPFPRIKGQEYEYSNHLPLAIMWKNGIRNPGRRIEDFVSFIDFTPTFLEAAEIPADSSSMTSLTGKSLTNIFYSEAAGQVDPKRNAVIIGKERHDVGRPHDWGYPIRGIVTTEYLYLHNFEPDRWPAGNPETGYLNTDGSPTKTLILNGRKKQETAHFWKASFGKRPQEELYQISKDPACTDNLALHPEYQTMKDNLKSQLFDQLKKQGDPRMFGNGHTFDEYEYAGANSRNFYERYMHGEEMKAGWVNETDFEKNFDEQ from the coding sequence ATGAACGACAACCTAAACATGCTGGCATTAACATGGATATGTCTGTTTTCCACAATCGCTTGTACCCCTCAGGAAAAGGAAGTAGTAGCAGATACAAAAAGGCCTAATATCCTCTTTGCCATCGCAGATGATGCTTCTTTTCCGCATATGGGCGCTTATGGAACCAAATGGGTCAACACTCCGGCTTTTGATAGAGTAGCCAGGGAAGGCCTTTTGTTTATGCGGGCTTACACACCCAATGCAAAGTGTGCCCCTTCCAGAGCTTGTATCCTTACCGGAAGAAACTCCTGGCAGTTAGAGGAGGCAGCCAATCATTCACCTTATTTCCCAGCTAAATTTAAAACTTTTGTGGAAGCACTTGCAGCTTATGGGTATCAAACGGGTTACACAGCCAAAGGATGGGCGCCTGGAGACCCCGGTGAAGTAGATGGAAAGAAGCGAGAATTGACAGGCACCCCTTACAATAAATTTACCACTGCACCTCCAACTACTTCCATTAATTCAAACGATTATGCCAGAAATTTTGAGGACTTCCTGAACCAGAAATCAGATGATCAGCCTTTCTGCTTCTGGTATGGTTCTACAGAACCTCATCGGCGCTACGAGTTTCGCTCAGGTATATCCAAGGGTGGAAAGAAAATAGAAGATATTGACAATGTGCCTGCTTTTTGGCCGGATACGGATACAGTTAGAGCAGATATGTTGGATTATGCCTATGAAATAGAATATTTTGACGAGCATCTTCAACAGATGATTGATTTACTGGAAGAACGGGGTGAATTAGATAATACTATCATTGTGGTAACTGCCGATAATGGCATGCCGTTTCCCAGGATCAAGGGTCAGGAATATGAATATTCAAACCATCTTCCTCTGGCTATCATGTGGAAAAATGGTATCAGAAATCCAGGCAGGCGCATAGAAGATTTCGTGAGCTTCATTGATTTTACGCCTACTTTTCTGGAGGCAGCTGAAATCCCTGCCGATTCTTCTTCCATGACATCACTTACAGGAAAGAGCTTGACGAACATCTTCTATAGTGAAGCTGCAGGTCAGGTAGATCCTAAAAGAAATGCAGTTATCATTGGCAAAGAGCGACATGATGTGGGCAGACCTCATGACTGGGGGTACCCTATCAGAGGCATCGTTACAACAGAATACCTTTACCTGCATAATTTTGAACCAGACCGCTGGCCAGCTGGTAATCCTGAAACAGGCTACCTTAATACCGATGGTAGTCCTACCAAAACGTTGATTTTGAATGGTAGGAAAAAGCAAGAGACAGCTCACTTTTGGAAAGCATCCTTTGGCAAAAGGCCACAAGAAGAATTGTACCAGATCAGTAAAGACCCAGCCTGTACAGATAACCTGGCCCTGCATCCGGAGTATCAAACAATGAAAGATAATTTGAAAAGCCAGCTTTTTGATCAACTTAAAAAACAGGGCGATCCCAGAATGTTTGGCAATGGACATACATTTGATGAATATGAATATGCTGGAGCCAACTCAAGAAACTTTTATGAAAGATATATGCATGGAGAAGAAATGAAAGCGGGTTGGGTGAATGAAACAGATTTTGAGAAAAACTTTGATGAACAATGA